From the Marinobacter sp. es.048 genome, the window ACGGCCAGAGGTCAGCACAAAGCTGACCTCCCGGAGCACCGGCTTGTCGCCGTAACGAAAGCTGAGGTTGCTCGCTTCAATGGTCATGAAGTCGGATCGATGACCACACCCCAGGGGTAGCGGCCTACCTTGATGGATTTGATGACCTTCAGGTTTTCTACATCAATCACGGATACATCGCCGGACACGCCGTTGGTGGTATAGAGATGCTTCTCGTCTTTGTCGAGGTCGAGCTGCCACACCCGGGCACCGACCAACAGGTAGTCCAGCACTTCATAGGTCTTCGCGTCGACGACAGCAACATGATTGGAGGGGCCGAGCGCCACGAAGGCGTATTTCCCATCGGAGGTCAGTTCAATGCCTACTGGCTGGACCCTGTCCTGATTCACGCCGGGCACCTTGAAGGACATCTCGTGGATCTGCTCCAGGTTGTCCACGTCGATGATGTGTACGGTGCCGCCGATTTCAGCCGAGGCCCAGGCAATCTTGCTGTCCTTGCTGAACTCCACATGGCGTGGACGCTGGCCCACCACAATGTTCTTATCGATCTCGAAGGTCTCGGTATTGATCCAGTGCAGCATGCTGGTGGTTTCCGAGGTGTTCACCGCCCACTTGCCATCCGGGCTCACAGCCATCCCTTCGGGCTCGATGCCCACATCGATCTGGGCCAGTACATCTTTGGTCTGCACATCCACCACGGTCACGATGGCGTCGTCCTCGTTGGCGATGTACAGGTGCTTGTTGTTCGGGTGCAGCGCAAATTGCTCGGGATCCTCGCCCGAGGGCAGAGTGTCCACGATCTTGCGGGTGGCCAGATCCAGCACCTGAACGGTGTCGTCGTCACTGGCACAGATGTACAGCTTGGTATAGTCCTTCGACAGCAGGATGCCCCGGGGGCGCTGGCCGACATCAATGGTTTCAATAACCTCCCGGGTTTCGGTATCGATCACCGACAGGGTGTTGTCCTTCTCGTTGGACACATAGGCCACGCTGGCCAGCGCCGGTGTCGACAGGCCGATCATGGCGGCCAGTGCGGTCTGTTTGAACAGGGTTTTCATGGTGTGACTCCTTTTTGTTGTAACCGGTTAGGCGACATCGGGTTAGCCGTTGATCCGGCACTCACTTTCCGGCCGGTCGAAACCGAGGGTGTCCATCTGGCTGTTGGGATGGAGAAAGCCTTCAAAAGGCGCGCGTGCCACCAGTCCCCGGGGATGAACCAGCGGAATCGGTTGTCTCAGCTGGCCATTCCAGTCGCGGAAGGTCAGTTTGCGGCCTTTGAATGCCGCCAGTTGGAATTTGTCGCTGAAAAGGTAATTCCGGATCTCGGCGGGACTGGCGGAGTTCAGGTCGGTGATGGCGGTACCGATGGAACGAACGGCTGTCCAGGCGGCGTAGTCCTCGCTGTTCATGTCCCTGCCGGCCAGCTCGCGGAAACGATTCTGGAGCTGGGCAGCACCCCAGCTCTCCACCACCCGGTGCCAGGTAAATGGTGACATGCCCTGGGTACCCACCACCGGTCTCGGCAGCCAGGTGTTGAACGGCACATACTCGCCAAAATCGCCCCGCACATCGGCAACCACCACCGCGTCATAATCGCTGGCCTGGGTGAACAGCGGCAGCTCTTTCGAGGCGGTGCGGCGCAGGTCAGCGTCAAAGGTCCAGGGCTTGTCCTCAACAATCTCCAGACCGAAGCGCTTGGCCGAACGGCGGAAAGCATCGGCCCAACCCTTATCGGCCTCAGTGGGCCCGGTAATCAGGAAAACCTCATCCCAGCGCCGCTGGTTCAGCCACTGGCCAAGGGCATCGGTGAGCATGGAATAACTGGGCATGGTGTGCAGCAGATTGACGTGGCACTGGCCGGTGCGCAGGGCATCGTCTTTGGCCCCGGCGTTGAAGATCAGGGTGTTGTCGCCGGCCTTCTCGGTAAGGGTTTTCAAAGTGGAGGCCGGCGCATTTACTACAAACAGCTCCAGACCGTTCTCGCGCATGGCATCAAACGCTGCGATGGCCGACTCTTCCGAATCGGCGACGTCACTCTGAAGTGAGTAATTCTGGCCCAGAAACCTGCCGGTGGTGCTGTTGTCTTTAATGGCCAGTTCGGCTCCCCGAAGGCCAGCATCGCCCGGCTCGGGGATTACGTTGGACAGAACCGGGCCCTGGTCGGGCACCCATTGCAGATAGCCAATCCGCACCTCCAGCGATTC encodes:
- a CDS encoding YVTN family beta-propeller repeat protein yields the protein MKTLFKQTALAAMIGLSTPALASVAYVSNEKDNTLSVIDTETREVIETIDVGQRPRGILLSKDYTKLYICASDDDTVQVLDLATRKIVDTLPSGEDPEQFALHPNNKHLYIANEDDAIVTVVDVQTKDVLAQIDVGIEPEGMAVSPDGKWAVNTSETTSMLHWINTETFEIDKNIVVGQRPRHVEFSKDSKIAWASAEIGGTVHIIDVDNLEQIHEMSFKVPGVNQDRVQPVGIELTSDGKYAFVALGPSNHVAVVDAKTYEVLDYLLVGARVWQLDLDKDEKHLYTTNGVSGDVSVIDVENLKVIKSIKVGRYPWGVVIDPTS
- a CDS encoding ABC transporter substrate-binding protein, translating into MSFVTRTAATSLIALVAASPLQAESLEVRIGYLQWVPDQGPVLSNVIPEPGDAGLRGAELAIKDNSTTGRFLGQNYSLQSDVADSEESAIAAFDAMRENGLELFVVNAPASTLKTLTEKAGDNTLIFNAGAKDDALRTGQCHVNLLHTMPSYSMLTDALGQWLNQRRWDEVFLITGPTEADKGWADAFRRSAKRFGLEIVEDKPWTFDADLRRTASKELPLFTQASDYDAVVVADVRGDFGEYVPFNTWLPRPVVGTQGMSPFTWHRVVESWGAAQLQNRFRELAGRDMNSEDYAAWTAVRSIGTAITDLNSASPAEIRNYLFSDKFQLAAFKGRKLTFRDWNGQLRQPIPLVHPRGLVARAPFEGFLHPNSQMDTLGFDRPESECRING